TTCCATCAAATCAATGACTTTACCCATTTCATAGCCATCAACGGTGACTACTTTGCAACCCATTAGGTCTTTCCAGTAAAAATCACCCTCGTCCAGCTCCGGCAACTGCGTGGAGTCGACTAAAATTTCACAGTTAGTCAACTGGGCCGCCGCATCACGATCATCAATGCCTTTGACTTTGATGATGATGTCCTGATTGTGGTGCTTCCAGCCTTCCAGCTCAATCAACTGCCATTTACCGGCGCGCTGAATGAACCAGGGCTGATAGTCAAAGATGCTGTCGGCATCTTCGGTGGAAGAAAACACTTTGAGCCAACCACGAATGCCGTAGGCCGCTCCCATTTTTCCCAGCGTAACGGGATTAACGGGAGGCTGTGTGGCGAGTTGTTTGCTCATGCTAACCACCGTGACAGATTAAGCTGCTTTTTTAGCTTCTTTGATCAGCGCGTTAACGCGATCGGACAGCGTAGCGCCCTGGCCAACCCAGTGCTCAATACGGTCCAGGTCCAGACGCAGTGCTTCAGCCTGACCAGATGCGATCGGGTTGAAGAAGCCTACACGCTCAATGAAACGGCCATTGCGTGCGTTGCGGCTGTCAGTAACGACAACCTGATAGAACGGACGCTTTTTCGCGCCGTGACGTGCCAAACGAATTGTTACCATAACATCCTCTTCAGTTAATAAAACAACCGGGCCCCATCGAGGAACGGGGCCCGGGTGTCGTATAAAAAGCCCGAAAATTTTACTCATTTTGGCGCAAAAAGCAATCTAAACTAAGCAAGCCTTCGGTACTTTACAATGAAACGTCTTAACGCCCCGGAAAGCCCGGCGGCATCATGCCTTTCATTCCGCGCAGCATTTTCGCCATGCCGCCCTTTTTCATCTTTTTCATCATGCGCTGCATATCGTCAAACTGCTTCAGCATACGGTTGACATCCTGCACCTGCATGCCTGAGCCAGCGGCGATGCGACGCTTGCGTGAGCCTTTGATAATCTCAGGTTTTTCACGCTCTTTGCGCGTCATGGAATTGATCATCGCCTCCATCCGCACCAGCACTTTGTCATCCATCTGCGACTTCACGTTATCGGGCAGTTGCCCCATTCCGGGAAGTTTTCCCATCAGGCTGGCCATGCCGCCCATGTTGCGCATCTGTTTCAGCTGTTCCAGAAAGTCGTTCAGGTCGAAGCCGTCGCCTTTCTTCAGCTTATTCGCCAGCTTCTCAGCCTGGGCGCGATCGACCTTGCTTTCGATATCTTCGATCAGCGACAGCACATCGCCCATGCCCAGAATCCGCGAGGCCAGGCGATCGGGATAAAACGGCTCCAGCGCTTCGGTCTTTTCGCCGACGCCCATAAACTTAATTGGTTTGCCGGTGATATGACGAATCGAGAGCGCGGCGCCGCCGCGGGCATCGCCATCAACCTTGGTTAGAATAACGCCGGTTAGCGGCAGCGCTTCATTGAACGCCTTCGCCGTATTGGCGGCATCCTGACCGGTCATGGCATCGACCACAAACAGCGTTTCCACCGGATTAATCGCGGCGTGCACCTGTTTGATCTCATCCATCATCGCTTCATCGACGTGCAGACGACCGGCGGTATCCACCAGCAGCACGTCGTAGAATTTAAGCTTTGCTTCTTTTAGCGCGTTGTTAACGATATCAACCGGCTTCTGGTTGAGATCGGATGGGCAGAAATCGACGCCCACCTGCTGCGCCAGCGTTTCCAGCTGTTTGATCGCCGCCGGACGATAGACGTCGGCAGAAACCACCAGCACTTTTTTCTTGTGCTTTTCACGCAGGAACTTACCGAGCTTACCGACGCTGGTGGTTTTACCCGCGCCCTGCAGACCCGCCATCAGCACCACAGCCGGCGGCTGCGCGGCCAGGTTAAGCGCATGGTTTTCCGACCCCATCGCTTCAACCAGCTCATTACGCACGATCTTGATAAATTCCTGACCTGGCGTCAGGCTTTTATTTACTTCGTGCCCAACCGCGCGCTCTTTTACGCGGTTAATAAATTCACGCACTACCGGCAGCGCGACATCCGCCTCCAGCAGAGCCATGCGCACTTCACGCAGGGTTTCTTTGACGTTCTCTTCGGTCAGCCTTCCGCGGCCGCTGATATTGCGCAGGGTTTGCGACAATCGATCGGTTAAATTATCAAACATTGTCTCTCGCTCAAGATAAAACAGAGCCGCCTGGGCGACACAATGTGGCGGATTATAACACGAAGCATTGGCGATCTCTGCAATCGACAATGAGAACGTTTGGAGCAAACTCTGGCTGGCGCTATACTGCGTTTTTCTTCATCTTTCCGATATTTGACCATTCTATGTCTGCTTTTGCGATTCTGGCGCTCTTTGCCTACTCATTTAGCCTTGCTCTGATCATTCCCAGCCTGCTGCGGAATAACGGTGCCTGGCGACGCATGGCCGTGCTGTCGGCAACGCTGGCGCTGGCGGCGCATGCGGTGGCCCTTCAGCAGCGCATCTTCGTCAACGGGGCGCAGAACCTTAGCCTGCTGAACATTGGTTCACTGGTCAGCTTGCTGATCTGCATTATTATGACCATTGTCGCCTCGCGTAACCGTGGCTGGCTGCTGCTGCCGATTGTTTATAGCTTCGCGCTGATCAATCTCGCCTTCGCCACCTTTGTGCCCAATGCGTTTATTACCCATCTGGAAACCACGCCCGGCATGATGATCCATATCGGGCTGGCGTTGTTCGCCTACGCCACGCTGATTATTGCCGCGCTGTATGCGCTACAGCTGGCATGGATCGATTATCAGCTGAAAAATAAGCGGCTGGCCTTTAGCAACGATGTGCCGCCGCTGATGACGATTGAGCGCAAAATGTTTCATATTACCCAGGTTGGCGTGGTGCTGCTGACGCTGGTGCTCTGTACCGGCCTGTTTTATATGAAGAATCTCTTCTCTCCGGAGAACGTGGATAAAGCCGTGCTGTCGATTTTGGCCTGGTTTGTTTATATCGTTTTGCTCTGGGGACACTATCATGAAGGCTGGCGCGGCCGTCGCGTCGTCTGGTTTAACTGCGGCGGCGCGCTGTTGTTAACCATGTCTTACTTCGGCAGTCGCGTACTTCAGCACCTGCTTACACACTGATATATACAAGGA
This Mixta hanseatica DNA region includes the following protein-coding sequences:
- the rimM gene encoding ribosome maturation factor RimM (Essential for efficient processing of 16S rRNA) translates to MSKQLATQPPVNPVTLGKMGAAYGIRGWLKVFSSTEDADSIFDYQPWFIQRAGKWQLIELEGWKHHNQDIIIKVKGIDDRDAAAQLTNCEILVDSTQLPELDEGDFYWKDLMGCKVVTVDGYEMGKVIDLMETGSNDVLVVKANLKDAFGVKERLIPFLDEQVIKKVDLTTGTIEVDWDPGF
- the ffh gene encoding signal recognition particle protein, producing MFDNLTDRLSQTLRNISGRGRLTEENVKETLREVRMALLEADVALPVVREFINRVKERAVGHEVNKSLTPGQEFIKIVRNELVEAMGSENHALNLAAQPPAVVLMAGLQGAGKTTSVGKLGKFLREKHKKKVLVVSADVYRPAAIKQLETLAQQVGVDFCPSDLNQKPVDIVNNALKEAKLKFYDVLLVDTAGRLHVDEAMMDEIKQVHAAINPVETLFVVDAMTGQDAANTAKAFNEALPLTGVILTKVDGDARGGAALSIRHITGKPIKFMGVGEKTEALEPFYPDRLASRILGMGDVLSLIEDIESKVDRAQAEKLANKLKKGDGFDLNDFLEQLKQMRNMGGMASLMGKLPGMGQLPDNVKSQMDDKVLVRMEAMINSMTRKEREKPEIIKGSRKRRIAAGSGMQVQDVNRMLKQFDDMQRMMKKMKKGGMAKMLRGMKGMMPPGFPGR
- the rpsP gene encoding 30S ribosomal protein S16 gives rise to the protein MVTIRLARHGAKKRPFYQVVVTDSRNARNGRFIERVGFFNPIASGQAEALRLDLDRIEHWVGQGATLSDRVNALIKEAKKAA
- a CDS encoding cytochrome C assembly family protein, which translates into the protein MSAFAILALFAYSFSLALIIPSLLRNNGAWRRMAVLSATLALAAHAVALQQRIFVNGAQNLSLLNIGSLVSLLICIIMTIVASRNRGWLLLPIVYSFALINLAFATFVPNAFITHLETTPGMMIHIGLALFAYATLIIAALYALQLAWIDYQLKNKRLAFSNDVPPLMTIERKMFHITQVGVVLLTLVLCTGLFYMKNLFSPENVDKAVLSILAWFVYIVLLWGHYHEGWRGRRVVWFNCGGALLLTMSYFGSRVLQHLLTH